The Bacteroidota bacterium genome contains the following window.
ATCTGCATCGATGAGATGGTGGCTGGCGAGCCGTTCGTCGCCGAAGTAGTCAGCATGACCGGCGAGCATATCGCTACGCTCTACGATGCGACGCCCGAGGCCGATCTCGGTCTGTGCCATCGTCTGGATTGCTCGCACCTCGCGGCCGGGACCTATTTCGTCCGCATCGCGAGTTCGACACAGGGCCGGACGGTGAAGTTTGAAGTGGTGCGGTAGTTTGGGATTGTCCAAAACAGAAGAGGCGGCATTACTGCCGCCTCTTCTTACAAGCCTAAAGCTTTATTGGCTTAGGTGCTTGCGCTTACCAGCGCTTGCCACCGCCGCCACCGCTGCCGCCTGAGCGACCGCCGCCGCCGCCATAGCCACCACCGCTGCCGCCGCGACCACCGCCGCCGCCGCCACGATAGCCGCCGCCACCACCACCGGAGCGTTGCTCCATCGGGCGAGCTTCGTTCACAGTGATCGTACGACCACCGAGATCCGCTTCGTTGAGTTCTGCGATGG
Protein-coding sequences here:
- a CDS encoding RNA-binding protein, which codes for MTKIYVGGLPYQTDDDQLNQIFSSYGEIASARVIMDRDTGRSKGFGFVEMNDDAAAKKAIAELNEADLGGRTITVNEARPMEQRSGGGGGGYRGGGGGGRGGSGGGYGGGGGRSGGSGGGGGKRW